A window from uncultured Desulfobacter sp. encodes these proteins:
- a CDS encoding saccharopine dehydrogenase C-terminal domain-containing protein, with protein sequence MKNILILGAGLVSRPGVVFLLENNFKVTVASRTLEKAQKIVQGFENGTACQLVVEDQDALDALVKQHDIIVSLLPWTLHLTVAKTCLKFDKFMATTSYVSDQMRALDADVKAKNLLFLNEIGVDPGIDHMSAMQVIDKVHGQGGKIRHFYSICGGLPAPEDNDNPFGYKFSWSPKGVVLASRNAARFLKNDKVVDIKGEDLFLNYRVETVEDLGEFEVYPNRNSLPYKEIYGLKDALTIMRGTYRNIGWCDTLKKIVDLGLVDDTPRPSLSNISYKQMMADIAGVVASGDVVAAVAEKVGLAKDHFVIRNLEWLGLFSNEKMPDLNNRLDILSEKLMEKLPYKSGEKDMLLLRHTFIVENADESQSTITSTLIDYGIPNGDSSMARTVSLPLGIGIKLMAEGKIDLTGVQIPTKKEIYEPVLKGLADLNIKMTEKIV encoded by the coding sequence ATGAAAAACATATTGATACTGGGCGCAGGCCTGGTAAGCAGACCCGGTGTGGTCTTTTTGCTGGAAAATAATTTTAAGGTTACCGTGGCCTCAAGAACCCTTGAAAAGGCGCAAAAAATCGTCCAGGGGTTTGAGAACGGGACCGCCTGTCAGCTTGTAGTGGAAGACCAGGACGCCCTGGATGCCTTGGTAAAACAACATGACATCATTGTCAGTCTTCTGCCCTGGACCCTGCACCTCACTGTAGCCAAGACCTGCCTGAAATTTGATAAATTTATGGCCACCACTTCCTATGTGAGTGATCAGATGCGCGCACTGGATGCGGATGTTAAAGCCAAAAATCTGCTGTTCTTAAATGAAATAGGCGTAGACCCCGGCATTGACCATATGTCCGCCATGCAGGTCATTGACAAGGTTCATGGCCAGGGGGGTAAAATCCGTCATTTTTATTCCATCTGCGGCGGTTTGCCGGCACCCGAAGACAATGACAATCCCTTTGGCTACAAATTTTCATGGAGCCCCAAAGGGGTGGTGCTGGCCTCCAGAAATGCGGCCCGCTTCCTTAAAAATGATAAAGTCGTCGACATTAAGGGAGAGGATCTGTTTCTCAACTACCGTGTGGAAACCGTTGAAGACTTAGGAGAATTTGAAGTCTATCCCAACCGGAATTCTCTGCCCTATAAGGAGATTTACGGTTTAAAAGATGCCCTTACCATTATGCGGGGAACCTACCGGAACATCGGGTGGTGTGATACCCTTAAGAAAATTGTAGATTTGGGTTTGGTGGATGACACCCCAAGACCCTCTTTGTCCAATATCTCCTACAAACAGATGATGGCGGATATTGCAGGGGTGGTGGCCAGTGGGGATGTGGTGGCAGCCGTTGCCGAAAAAGTCGGGTTGGCGAAAGATCATTTTGTGATCCGGAATCTGGAATGGCTGGGATTGTTCTCAAACGAGAAAATGCCTGACTTGAACAACCGCCTGGATATTCTCAGTGAAAAATTGATGGAAAAACTGCCGTATAAGTCCGGCGAAAAGGATATGCTTTTGCTGCGCCACACTTTTATTGTGGAAAATGCGGATGAAAGTCAATCCACCATCACATCAACCCTGATTGACTACGGTATTCCTAATGGGGATTCGTCAATGGCAAGAACCGTGAGTCTGCCTTTGGGTATCGGGATAAAGCTTATGGCCGAAGGTAAAATTGATCTGACAGGGGTCCAGATTCCCACCAAAAAAGAGATCTACGAGCCTGTATTAAAGGGACTTGCCGATTTGAACATCAAAATGACCGAAAAGATAGTGTAA